A genome region from Bombilactobacillus bombi includes the following:
- a CDS encoding PTS mannose/fructose/sorbose/N-acetylgalactosamine transporter subunit IIC translates to MHVQLWQTLLVVFYGFFINYDKEGPKFGTAQPVVAGFLTGLIMGDVTTGLYIGGTLQLMTLGITSFGGASVPDYQTAALIGTYLSVSTKQDASIGITLAIPVAMLIVQLDVLKWSTNIYFQQKAEKYAEKEQYRKLELMQYLATINTSFVSGLPVLFTVLVGPKIVGSIIKYIPLWITNGLKVAGGILPAVGIGMLLKYLPTKDYFAYLLVGFVLAVYLKVPILGISLLGAAIALITYKNSNKSSNLNIEAGGADEDE, encoded by the coding sequence ATGCATGTTCAACTGTGGCAAACTTTATTGGTTGTATTTTATGGCTTTTTTATTAACTATGATAAAGAAGGTCCAAAATTTGGTACTGCACAGCCAGTGGTAGCTGGATTTTTAACTGGTCTGATTATGGGGGATGTAACAACAGGATTATATATTGGTGGAACTTTACAATTGATGACATTAGGAATTACTAGTTTTGGAGGTGCATCTGTACCAGATTATCAAACTGCAGCTTTAATAGGAACTTATTTATCAGTCTCAACTAAACAGGATGCATCTATCGGTATTACTCTTGCTATTCCAGTAGCAATGCTAATTGTTCAATTAGATGTTCTAAAATGGTCGACTAATATTTATTTTCAACAAAAAGCCGAAAAATATGCCGAAAAAGAACAGTATCGTAAATTAGAATTGATGCAATATTTGGCTACTATTAATACAAGTTTTGTATCAGGATTACCTGTACTATTTACTGTACTTGTAGGTCCTAAAATAGTAGGTAGTATCATCAAGTATATTCCATTATGGATTACTAATGGTTTAAAGGTAGCTGGTGGTATACTTCCTGCAGTTGGTATAGGAATGTTATTAAAATATTTGCCAACCAAAGATTATTTTGCATATCTTTTAGTAGGTTTTGTTTTGGCAGTATATCTTAAGGTGCCAATTTTAGGAATTTCTTTATTAGGTGCTGCAATTGCGTTAATTACTTATAAGAATAGTAATAAATCATCAAATTTGAACATTGAAGCAGGAGGTGCAGATGAAGATGAGTAA
- a CDS encoding sigma 54-interacting transcriptional regulator, with protein MSTLQELEQRLESNYRPGKKFTAQHIMQLTHLSRSMASSYLNQLYKKGFLEKANTRPTQFWLPVKEEAFSDVIGADASLAPIIEQCKAAVNYPPDGLPVIIRGNSGVGKSMLAKKVYQYAITQHVINENAPFITLNCADYANNPELLSSVLFGYVKGAFTGANSNKTGLLDAANGGYLFLDEVHNLSQENQEKLFLLIDQKKFHRLGEDDQWHQASIRIILATTEDTKTTLLATFRRRIPLEVVLPDFQARTHREKVQLIWRFFQNEAKHLQSTLAVSTRLLEELLQSDLEGNVGALQNKIKVSCAQAYSQQKLAKKVFVPETNLEHYELISSKQVIHWQTLSQNKLTEIIQQNFATLTITDVSRHLRRFLIAIKPYCSNDDMGYQLILHNLTTKLGKLSFFGLQFLPQHLSDIALLINLLGDYHSSMTININFKNTYKYLQIAQKILQLTHQNKNNSLLLLMISAYLKLNLTISSERNALIIMHGRHSATSLASEANQLIGDYAFTSFDMPINVKTKEIVDKVNEYVEQVNTKAGLILLVDMGSLEKMYTEIKSNVHGDLLILNNVSTALALQIGFALKQNQPMKYFTQMDYTPFNVQSQYFEGIAQTQNIIISCMSGQGVAEKIKDILEDFLPQSSVEILTLDYDELQKLKQQHTQTTFKNTFCIIATSQIDIAGVECINIEKVVNGTQNLDCLHNLYTEEQLKQFTNKLIKLFTIEGASQRLQFLNPDKVINEIADIITALEQQYHVVFKNFIQVNLYLHLSSMIERLLTGDVADDPISNPSPKLKQFLHNSEAIFSPIKEKYNITIPLREYEYIYQIIESQFKD; from the coding sequence ATGTCAACGTTGCAAGAGTTAGAACAGCGTTTAGAGTCAAATTATCGTCCAGGAAAGAAATTCACAGCTCAACATATTATGCAATTGACACACTTATCACGGAGTATGGCTTCCAGTTATTTGAATCAATTGTACAAAAAAGGATTTTTAGAAAAGGCTAATACTAGACCAACACAATTTTGGCTGCCAGTTAAAGAGGAAGCTTTTTCCGATGTGATTGGAGCAGATGCAAGTTTAGCACCGATTATTGAACAATGTAAGGCGGCTGTTAATTATCCACCAGATGGATTGCCGGTGATTATTCGGGGTAATAGTGGTGTTGGCAAAAGTATGCTAGCTAAAAAAGTTTATCAATATGCAATTACTCAACATGTGATTAATGAAAATGCACCTTTTATAACATTGAATTGTGCCGATTATGCAAATAATCCAGAATTACTATCTTCAGTTTTATTTGGGTATGTAAAGGGAGCTTTTACTGGTGCTAATAGTAATAAAACAGGACTATTAGATGCAGCTAATGGGGGATATTTATTCTTAGACGAAGTACACAACTTGTCACAAGAAAATCAGGAAAAGCTCTTTTTATTAATTGATCAAAAGAAATTTCATCGCTTAGGAGAAGATGATCAGTGGCATCAAGCTTCTATTAGGATTATTTTAGCAACGACAGAAGATACTAAAACTACATTATTAGCAACTTTTCGACGTAGAATTCCTCTAGAAGTTGTCTTGCCAGATTTTCAAGCACGAACGCATCGTGAAAAAGTACAATTGATTTGGCGCTTTTTTCAAAATGAAGCTAAACATTTGCAAAGTACTTTAGCAGTATCAACGCGTTTATTAGAAGAGCTATTGCAAAGTGATTTAGAAGGTAATGTGGGTGCTCTCCAAAATAAAATCAAAGTCAGTTGTGCTCAAGCTTATAGCCAGCAGAAACTTGCTAAAAAAGTTTTTGTTCCAGAAACTAATCTAGAACATTATGAATTAATTTCTTCTAAACAGGTGATACATTGGCAAACTTTATCACAAAATAAATTAACCGAAATTATTCAACAGAATTTTGCCACGTTAACTATTACTGATGTTAGTCGTCATTTACGTCGCTTTTTAATAGCAATTAAACCATACTGTTCTAATGACGATATGGGATATCAGCTGATATTGCACAATTTGACAACTAAATTAGGAAAATTAAGCTTTTTTGGTTTGCAATTTTTACCACAACACTTATCTGATATAGCATTACTGATTAATCTTCTAGGTGATTATCATTCTTCAATGACAATTAATATTAACTTCAAGAACACTTATAAATATTTACAAATAGCACAAAAAATTTTGCAATTGACACATCAAAACAAGAATAATTCTTTGTTATTGTTAATGATTTCGGCATACTTAAAACTTAATTTAACAATTAGCAGTGAACGTAATGCCTTAATTATTATGCATGGAAGACATTCTGCTACTAGTTTGGCTAGCGAAGCTAACCAATTAATTGGAGATTATGCATTTACTTCATTTGATATGCCAATTAATGTAAAAACTAAAGAAATAGTTGATAAAGTCAATGAGTATGTTGAACAGGTAAACACAAAAGCTGGACTAATTCTATTAGTAGACATGGGTTCACTTGAAAAAATGTACACTGAGATTAAAAGTAATGTTCACGGCGACCTGTTGATTTTAAATAATGTTTCGACCGCTTTAGCACTACAAATTGGCTTTGCACTTAAGCAAAATCAACCAATGAAATATTTTACACAAATGGATTACACTCCTTTTAATGTTCAAAGCCAATATTTTGAAGGTATCGCACAAACTCAAAATATTATTATTTCGTGCATGTCTGGTCAAGGAGTAGCAGAAAAGATTAAAGATATTTTGGAAGATTTTCTACCGCAAAGTTCAGTAGAAATTTTGACTTTAGACTATGATGAGTTACAAAAATTGAAGCAACAACATACACAAACAACATTTAAGAATACTTTTTGTATTATTGCTACTTCTCAAATTGATATTGCTGGAGTGGAATGTATAAATATTGAAAAAGTAGTTAACGGCACACAAAATTTGGACTGCTTGCATAATTTATATACTGAGGAGCAATTAAAACAATTTACCAATAAATTAATCAAATTATTTACTATTGAAGGGGCAAGTCAGCGTCTACAATTTTTAAATCCTGATAAGGTAATTAATGAAATTGCAGATATTATTACTGCTTTAGAGCAGCAATATCATGTAGTTTTTAAAAATTTTATTCAAGTAAATTTATATTTGCATTTGTCTTCAATGATTGAAAGATTATTAACAGGAGATGTTGCGGATGATCCTATTTCTAATCCCAGTCCTAAATTAAAACAATTTTTGCACAATTCAGAAGCGATATTTTCGCCCATCAAAGAAAAATATAATATCACTATTCCGTTAAGAGAATATGAATATATCTATCAAATTATTGAATCTCAGTTTAAAGATTAG
- a CDS encoding sugar kinase has translation MKKVVTFGEMMLRLKPQENERIIQANQFSALYGGSEANVAVSLALFGDQAQFVSKVPNHAVGEAAIGTLRRYGVDTSQILQGGPRLGIYFFEKGASVRNTSVVYDRAGSSFALSQADEYDWNRILADADYFYFSGITPAISSETTQAILAACQYCVENQVKVVCDLNYRGKMWTTTQAQATMDKLMPYVDICLANDEDFEASLGIKAFDGDMSHGIEQKADFIAGMKKIIEKYPNVQTVASVLRNIKSVEDSQWMGLMVNHDQVYDTPVYPMHVWEGVAAGDAFGAGLMHGIINNFDPQKQLDFAIAASVLKLTISGDLNLVNESDVLAVMNKQNGTRVMR, from the coding sequence ATGAAAAAGGTAGTTACTTTTGGGGAAATGATGCTGCGTTTAAAGCCACAAGAAAATGAACGCATTATCCAAGCAAATCAATTTTCTGCTCTTTATGGAGGATCTGAGGCTAATGTGGCTGTATCTTTGGCGCTTTTTGGCGATCAAGCTCAATTTGTATCTAAAGTTCCAAATCATGCCGTAGGAGAAGCAGCAATAGGAACATTACGTCGTTATGGAGTAGATACTTCACAAATTTTGCAAGGTGGACCGCGCTTGGGGATTTATTTTTTTGAAAAGGGTGCTAGTGTACGAAACACAAGTGTCGTATACGATCGTGCAGGTAGTTCTTTTGCGTTATCACAAGCTGATGAATACGATTGGAATCGCATTTTGGCTGATGCAGATTATTTTTATTTTTCCGGAATTACACCAGCAATTTCTTCTGAAACAACCCAAGCAATCTTAGCTGCTTGTCAATATTGTGTAGAGAATCAGGTTAAAGTAGTGTGTGACTTGAATTATCGTGGCAAAATGTGGACAACTACTCAAGCTCAAGCCACGATGGACAAGCTTATGCCTTATGTTGATATTTGTTTGGCCAATGATGAAGATTTTGAAGCTTCTTTAGGAATTAAGGCTTTTGACGGAGATATGAGTCACGGCATCGAGCAAAAAGCTGACTTTATCGCAGGGATGAAAAAAATTATCGAGAAATATCCGAATGTGCAAACTGTAGCTAGTGTTTTACGTAATATTAAATCTGTAGAAGATTCACAATGGATGGGGTTAATGGTTAATCATGACCAAGTTTATGACACCCCAGTTTATCCAATGCATGTCTGGGAAGGTGTTGCTGCTGGGGATGCCTTCGGAGCTGGTCTAATGCATGGAATTATCAATAACTTTGATCCACAAAAGCAGCTTGATTTTGCAATAGCTGCTAGTGTCTTAAAGCTAACTATTAGTGGAGATTTGAATTTAGTTAATGAATCTGATGTATTAGCAGTCATGAATAAACAAAATGGCACGCGCGTGATGCGCTAA
- a CDS encoding bifunctional 2-keto-4-hydroxyglutarate aldolase/2-keto-3-deoxy-6-phosphogluconate aldolase: MQKTETINALERAGVVAVVRGDSQDQAYQTAIACIKGDIKAIEMTFTAPAADQNITRLVQEYAADAEVVIGAGTVLDPITARIAILAGAKFIVSPSFNQDTALLCNEYQIPYLPGCMTITEVQTAMRYGAEIIKAFPGNVLGQKFVKAIKAPLPQVNIMPTGGVNLENMHEWFAAGVVAVGAGSNLTGAAAQNDFAAVTQQAQAYHQELLRIRSEKE; this comes from the coding sequence ATGCAAAAAACAGAGACTATTAACGCTTTAGAACGCGCCGGAGTGGTAGCAGTTGTCAGAGGTGATTCTCAAGATCAAGCTTATCAAACTGCAATTGCTTGTATTAAGGGTGATATTAAAGCGATTGAAATGACATTTACGGCTCCTGCGGCTGATCAAAATATCACCCGATTAGTTCAAGAATATGCTGCTGATGCTGAAGTGGTTATTGGAGCAGGTACAGTGTTAGATCCAATTACAGCACGTATTGCAATTTTAGCGGGTGCTAAGTTTATTGTCAGTCCTTCTTTTAATCAAGATACAGCATTATTATGCAATGAATATCAAATTCCTTATTTACCTGGTTGCATGACAATTACCGAAGTCCAAACAGCAATGCGTTATGGAGCAGAGATTATTAAAGCTTTTCCTGGAAATGTTTTGGGACAAAAGTTTGTTAAGGCGATTAAAGCACCACTACCACAGGTTAATATTATGCCTACTGGTGGTGTCAATTTGGAGAATATGCATGAATGGTTTGCAGCTGGGGTAGTAGCTGTTGGTGCTGGTAGCAATTTGACAGGTGCAGCTGCTCAAAACGATTTTGCCGCTGTAACTCAACAAGCTCAAGCTTATCATCAAGAATTATTGCGGATTAGATCAGAAAAGGAGTAG
- a CDS encoding dihydrodipicolinate synthase family protein, which translates to MEKEYICPILTILKDENTVDFEAMHKLYDRLISDGISAIALLGSCGEFYAQTLDVCNQLVEDGIKYINHRTKVYVGANRMDDQLSIDFANKAIELGADGILLVGPYYMSATNDGLFIFFNKMAKSINGDIIIYNYPERTGYDINNDLLISLLKENNNIVGIKDTIGDVKHTISIIKNVNSKFPNFKVYTGFDGNCLEVIKSGGQGVVGGLSNIISDVCVDLIKSYENDDEDRVSKNQNIIEHASDLLNISTPFMSTFKYIVNLQGITNNGFCLTPAAPLTNEQKNKASKMYKEVRSL; encoded by the coding sequence ATGGAAAAAGAATATATTTGTCCAATATTAACAATTTTAAAGGATGAGAATACTGTAGATTTTGAGGCAATGCACAAATTATATGATCGTCTTATAAGCGATGGTATTTCAGCTATTGCATTATTGGGAAGTTGTGGAGAATTTTATGCCCAAACATTAGATGTTTGTAATCAATTAGTTGAGGACGGTATAAAATATATAAATCATAGGACAAAAGTATATGTTGGTGCTAATCGAATGGATGACCAACTTAGTATTGACTTTGCTAATAAAGCAATAGAATTAGGTGCTGACGGTATATTATTAGTTGGGCCATATTATATGTCTGCTACAAATGATGGTTTATTTATTTTCTTTAACAAAATGGCAAAATCTATTAATGGTGATATTATTATATATAATTATCCAGAAAGAACAGGCTATGATATAAATAATGATTTGCTTATTTCATTATTAAAAGAAAATAACAATATTGTAGGCATTAAAGATACTATTGGTGATGTTAAGCACACTATTAGCATAATTAAAAATGTGAATAGTAAATTTCCTAATTTTAAAGTTTATACGGGTTTTGATGGCAATTGCTTAGAGGTTATTAAATCAGGAGGACAAGGAGTAGTAGGTGGTTTGTCAAATATCATTAGTGATGTCTGTGTAGATTTAATTAAAAGCTATGAGAATGATGATGAAGACAGAGTATCTAAGAATCAAAATATTATTGAGCATGCTTCTGATTTATTAAATATAAGTACACCATTTATGTCTACTTTCAAATATATAGTTAATTTACAGGGAATTACTAATAATGGTTTTTGTTTGACACCAGCAGCTCCCCTAACAAATGAACAAAAAAATAAGGCATCTAAAATGTATAAAGAAGTTCGTTCTTTATAA
- a CDS encoding gluconate:proton symporter, translating to MSSMIIPILLLISFFAFIVFILKGGNLTIGLFVMAIIWSIIGLVPFNTAIKKVFTEPALNYGPTIIYIIFGSWFGRVLVESGIASSISEETNKIGKNKPLISAILVLLVTSFIFVSAYGVGSVIAIGVILLPILLSIGIPRDLALTTFCLAIGAPMYVNVVLFNQIKPFFPSVTYDTKYLSFGWIAAIVQIVFVILLLILNRKKIDITKAHENLEIIGAETGDNSIKKVSKFSYIVPIIPVAMNMLFKWDAVPALTLATIIAMILTNQMSNYKKFVSFLDNTIKKSISDIAGLIMFLMALTMFTGAASINASQFKPLFSAILPHSHLLLAIIFGVLAPLALFRGPLHVWGAGAATAAVLSGTHLFSDYFLLPLLLIPSLLAISTDVTQSWNIWGLDYMKVDTKSFLKYGVPVMWIVSIINEIIAYFFFG from the coding sequence ATGAGCTCAATGATTATTCCTATATTATTATTAATTAGTTTTTTTGCTTTTATTGTTTTCATTTTAAAGGGTGGAAATTTAACTATTGGTTTGTTTGTTATGGCCATAATTTGGTCTATAATTGGACTCGTTCCTTTTAATACTGCTATTAAAAAAGTTTTTACAGAACCTGCTTTAAATTATGGTCCTACAATTATATATATAATTTTTGGTTCATGGTTTGGACGTGTATTAGTTGAGAGCGGTATTGCGTCTTCTATTTCTGAGGAGACTAATAAAATTGGAAAAAATAAGCCATTGATTTCTGCTATTTTAGTATTATTAGTAACTTCATTTATTTTTGTAAGCGCTTATGGAGTGGGCTCAGTTATTGCAATAGGTGTTATTTTGTTACCAATTCTATTATCAATAGGAATACCACGCGATTTAGCTTTGACTACTTTTTGCTTAGCTATTGGGGCTCCAATGTATGTTAATGTTGTTTTATTTAATCAAATAAAACCATTTTTTCCATCAGTAACATACGATACTAAATATTTATCATTTGGATGGATTGCTGCAATAGTTCAAATAGTATTTGTGATTTTATTATTAATATTAAATAGAAAAAAAATAGATATTACAAAAGCTCATGAAAATTTAGAAATAATAGGTGCAGAAACAGGAGATAATAGTATAAAAAAAGTTTCTAAATTTTCTTATATTGTTCCTATTATCCCTGTTGCAATGAATATGTTATTTAAATGGGATGCAGTACCAGCATTAACCTTAGCTACAATTATTGCCATGATATTAACAAATCAAATGTCAAATTATAAAAAATTTGTATCCTTCTTAGATAATACAATAAAAAAATCTATTTCTGATATTGCTGGATTAATAATGTTTTTAATGGCTTTAACTATGTTTACTGGGGCTGCTTCGATTAATGCTAGTCAATTTAAACCATTGTTTAGTGCTATTTTACCGCATAGTCATCTTCTATTGGCTATAATTTTCGGCGTTTTGGCTCCATTAGCGTTATTTAGGGGTCCTTTACATGTTTGGGGTGCTGGAGCTGCTACTGCAGCAGTATTATCAGGTACACATTTGTTCAGTGACTATTTTCTTCTTCCACTACTATTAATTCCTAGTTTACTTGCTATTTCAACCGATGTTACACAATCTTGGAATATTTGGGGACTAGATTATATGAAAGTAGATACTAAAAGTTTTTTAAAGTATGGTGTACCTGTAATGTGGATAGTTTCTATAATAAATGAAATAATTGCTTATTTCTTTTTTGGTTAA
- a CDS encoding NAD(P)-dependent alcohol dehydrogenase, with product MKIKAAVVEKKGADFTIKDDIDLHEVGHTDLQVHMVASGICHSDEAIRKGDADLGYPVILGHEGAGIVEKVGDQVSNFKVGDHVILSFYADGICDNCLKGVPTQCRHYGDYNLSGVRADGEDHFQENGQHISDMFNQSSFTTTTVVDQRNAVKIDPEIDLRKVGPLGCGYVTGSGTVFNTLQPKPGDTIAVFGTGAVGLAAMMAGRIAGCTKVIAVDIVPERLELAKELGATHAINSKDEDAVAKIKELTGGYGVDWTVDTTGVAGVITNAVQALAQGGTCAAIAVTTQLIQLSTWNDLCVDDKKIVGVNMGDSIPQVDIPRLLEFYKLGMFDFDKTEKFYDFEDINQANADSVSGKTIKPVLIIDKDYQPNK from the coding sequence ATGAAGATTAAAGCAGCTGTTGTTGAAAAAAAGGGTGCAGATTTTACAATAAAAGATGATATTGACTTACACGAAGTAGGTCATACCGATTTGCAAGTTCATATGGTTGCAAGTGGTATTTGTCATTCAGATGAGGCTATTCGTAAAGGTGATGCCGATTTAGGTTATCCCGTAATTTTGGGTCACGAAGGTGCTGGAATTGTCGAAAAAGTTGGCGACCAAGTTTCCAATTTTAAAGTTGGTGATCATGTTATTTTGTCATTTTATGCTGATGGCATTTGTGATAACTGTTTAAAAGGAGTGCCAACTCAATGTCGTCATTATGGTGATTATAATTTGTCTGGTGTTCGGGCTGATGGTGAAGATCATTTTCAAGAAAACGGCCAACATATCTCAGATATGTTCAATCAATCATCATTTACTACTACAACTGTTGTGGACCAACGCAATGCAGTTAAAATCGATCCTGAAATTGATTTACGTAAAGTAGGGCCTTTAGGCTGTGGTTATGTAACAGGTTCCGGTACTGTCTTTAATACTTTACAACCTAAACCTGGTGATACGATTGCTGTCTTTGGTACTGGTGCTGTTGGTTTAGCTGCAATGATGGCAGGCAGAATCGCTGGTTGTACTAAAGTAATTGCTGTGGATATTGTTCCTGAACGTTTAGAATTAGCTAAAGAGTTAGGTGCTACTCATGCAATTAATAGTAAAGATGAAGACGCTGTTGCCAAAATCAAAGAATTAACTGGTGGCTATGGTGTGGATTGGACAGTTGATACTACGGGTGTTGCTGGTGTTATTACTAATGCTGTCCAAGCTTTGGCTCAAGGTGGTACTTGTGCCGCAATTGCTGTGACAACACAGTTAATTCAACTTTCAACTTGGAACGATTTATGTGTTGATGACAAGAAAATTGTTGGTGTTAATATGGGCGATTCTATTCCTCAAGTGGATATTCCTCGCTTATTAGAGTTCTACAAACTGGGTATGTTTGATTTTGATAAGACTGAAAAATTTTATGATTTTGAAGATATTAATCAAGCTAACGCTGACTCTGTTTCAGGCAAAACTATCAAACCAGTTTTAATTATTGATAAAGATTATCAACCTAATAAATAA
- a CDS encoding sugar phosphate isomerase/epimerase family protein, producing MSIILNTLIFEKEIQKGISQVALVKRIHDIGVNGIEVRREYFKNYTNELEQLKNEADKYNMTVNYSVPESIFTKDGTINEKLKDYFQEGKQLGATKIKFNIGNFKNFKGNLDKALKQFPIDDIETNIENDQTEISGTLEAIKSFLQAIYSENINIGYVYDLGNWAFTHGDALKSANELSKYTRYVHLKNVINKEGKLQTSDNLNIGMYDWRLILKKLPVNVDVALEYPMESDEFIYNQLKLLNK from the coding sequence ATGTCTATCATTTTAAATACGTTAATTTTTGAAAAAGAAATTCAGAAAGGAATAAGTCAAGTAGCTTTAGTAAAGCGAATACATGATATAGGCGTAAATGGTATCGAAGTCAGAAGAGAATATTTTAAAAATTATACAAATGAATTGGAACAGCTAAAAAACGAAGCAGATAAATATAATATGACTGTTAATTATAGTGTACCAGAGTCAATTTTTACAAAGGATGGAACTATAAACGAAAAGCTAAAAGATTATTTTCAAGAAGGTAAACAATTAGGAGCAACAAAGATAAAGTTTAATATAGGTAACTTCAAAAACTTTAAGGGAAATCTAGATAAAGCTTTAAAACAATTCCCTATTGATGATATTGAAACCAATATTGAAAACGATCAGACAGAAATAAGTGGTACATTAGAAGCGATAAAAAGTTTTTTACAAGCCATATATTCAGAAAATATAAATATTGGTTATGTGTATGATTTAGGAAATTGGGCATTTACTCATGGTGACGCACTTAAAAGTGCAAATGAGTTATCAAAATATACTAGATATGTTCATTTAAAAAACGTTATAAATAAAGAAGGAAAATTACAGACATCTGATAATTTAAATATAGGAATGTATGATTGGCGTCTGATTTTAAAAAAATTACCTGTTAATGTGGACGTTGCATTAGAATATCCTATGGAGTCCGATGAATTTATTTATAATCAATTAAAATTATTAAACAAATAA
- a CDS encoding sugar kinase translates to MSEFITIGEPLVIFASKNKDKSLVDSNDFHKVMGGAELNVAVGVSRLGHTAQYISQVGSDPFGKYIKKTILSHNIGVDYLYEDPNHFTGYQLKQLVSHGDPSTFNYRKNSAACYLNKDVVNKIDLSNVKIAHMSGIFPAISDIAEETFKNLFSNLIRNNIVTTFDPNLRPPLWSSQDKMISTINELANYAQIVLPGIEEGKILVGTKDPERIADFYLKSKHTKVVIVKIGAKGAFVKKDNGDKYTVNGFHVKNVVDTVGAGDGFALGVITALLEGQSLKRAVIRGNAIGALQVQTPGDNDGYPTQEQLKNFYKKEGIL, encoded by the coding sequence ATGAGTGAATTTATTACTATCGGCGAACCGCTAGTGATTTTTGCTTCAAAAAATAAAGATAAATCATTAGTTGATTCAAATGATTTTCATAAAGTTATGGGAGGAGCAGAACTTAATGTTGCAGTAGGTGTTAGTAGATTAGGGCACACAGCACAATATATTTCACAGGTCGGTTCAGATCCTTTTGGTAAATATATTAAAAAAACAATATTGAGCCATAATATAGGTGTAGATTATCTATATGAAGATCCTAATCATTTTACAGGATATCAATTAAAGCAATTGGTATCACATGGGGATCCCAGTACATTTAATTATCGTAAAAATTCTGCTGCATGTTATTTAAACAAAGATGTAGTAAATAAAATAGATTTGTCAAATGTTAAAATAGCACATATGTCTGGTATCTTTCCTGCTATTTCAGACATAGCAGAGGAAACCTTTAAAAATTTATTTAGCAATCTTATTAGAAATAATATAGTAACTACTTTTGATCCCAACTTAAGGCCTCCTTTATGGTCTTCTCAAGATAAAATGATATCTACTATTAATGAATTAGCAAATTATGCTCAAATAGTATTACCAGGAATAGAAGAAGGAAAAATACTTGTAGGAACAAAAGATCCTGAAAGAATAGCTGATTTTTATTTGAAAAGTAAGCATACAAAAGTTGTAATAGTAAAAATTGGTGCAAAAGGCGCATTTGTCAAAAAAGATAATGGCGATAAATATACAGTAAACGGATTTCATGTAAAGAATGTTGTGGATACTGTGGGCGCGGGAGATGGCTTTGCACTAGGAGTTATAACAGCATTATTAGAAGGTCAATCATTAAAAAGAGCTGTTATTCGAGGGAATGCAATTGGTGCTTTACAAGTACAAACCCCAGGAGATAATGATGGCTACCCTACACAGGAACAGTTAAAGAATTTTTATAAAAAAGAAGGAATACTTTAA
- the hxlB gene encoding 6-phospho-3-hexuloisomerase, whose product MIKTIMNEINTVMSLVNIEQLKETESLLMQDRKVFVLGAGRSGLIAKGFAMRLMQLGYTVYVIGETITPSIQKNDILFCISGSGETHNIITLAKKAKAIGVTLITVTSNIDSYLSKISNSIVLIPGTTKDNDGAVKSIQLLSTLFDQCSYIILDILCLQLSHIKNISDSTIKSRHTNME is encoded by the coding sequence ATGATTAAAACCATAATGAACGAAATTAATACAGTAATGAGTTTAGTTAATATTGAACAATTAAAAGAAACAGAATCGTTATTAATGCAAGATAGAAAAGTATTTGTTTTAGGTGCTGGAAGATCAGGATTAATTGCTAAAGGATTTGCAATGAGATTAATGCAACTAGGCTATACAGTTTATGTTATTGGTGAAACTATAACTCCATCAATACAAAAAAACGATATTTTATTTTGTATCTCGGGATCTGGTGAAACACATAATATTATTACTCTAGCCAAAAAAGCAAAAGCAATAGGTGTTACATTAATCACAGTTACTAGTAATATTGATTCTTATTTATCCAAAATTAGTAATTCTATAGTTTTGATCCCAGGAACAACAAAAGATAATGATGGTGCTGTTAAATCAATTCAATTGTTAAGTACATTATTCGATCAATGCTCTTATATAATTTTAGATATATTATGTTTACAATTAAGCCATATAAAAAATATTAGTGATAGTACTATTAAATCAAGACATACTAATATGGAATAG